Proteins encoded by one window of Chondromyces crocatus:
- the fusA gene encoding elongation factor G, translated as MARDYSLERTRNIGIMAHIDAGKTTVTERILYYTGVNYKLGEVHEGAATMDWMVQEQERGITITSAATNCFWTPGSGPQKGISHRINIIDTPGHVDFTIEVERSLRVLDGAVAVFDGGNGVEPQSETVWRQADKYGVPRMAFINKMDKVGADFDMCVDSIRERLGANPVAVQYPVGAEDSFRGVIDLISMRAAIYDEQTKGKDFSWETIPSDLLPRCTELREKLIEACADASEQVMEKFIGGDLDGITEDELHAAIRAGTLGFKLVPVLCGSAFRNKGVQQLLDAVTSYLPSPLDIPPVEGTLPDKKDKVVARKASDEEPFAALAFKVMNDQFGTLTFFRVYSGTTKSGASVMNSTRGRRERFGRILRMHANKREEIDICYAGNIYAAVGLRDTYTGDTLCDDKHQIVLERMEFPDPVISIAIEPKTKADLDKLSLSLQKLMNEDPSFRTFTNEETGQTIIAGMGELHLEIIVDRLKREFKVDANVGRPQVAYRESVVGSARKIEGRFVRQSGGHGQYGHVVIDLEPAERGEGFVFVNDIAGGVIPKEFIPSIEKGVRDAMGRGVLAGYPIVDVKVRVFDGSFHEVDSSGPAFEVAGSIAFQEACKVAQIQLLEPMMAVEVVCPESYLGDVIGDLLARRGKVLDIGQRGTARVIKGEVPLAAMFGYATDVRSKTQGRATHTMQFSHYAPVPVTIQDEIVTKQRG; from the coding sequence GTGGCTCGCGACTACAGCCTGGAGAGGACACGCAACATCGGGATCATGGCCCACATCGATGCGGGCAAGACCACGGTCACCGAGCGCATCCTCTATTACACGGGCGTCAACTACAAGCTGGGTGAGGTCCACGAAGGCGCAGCCACGATGGACTGGATGGTGCAGGAGCAGGAGCGCGGCATCACCATCACCTCGGCCGCGACCAACTGCTTCTGGACGCCTGGCAGCGGTCCTCAAAAAGGGATCTCTCACCGCATCAACATCATCGACACGCCCGGCCACGTCGACTTCACCATCGAGGTGGAGCGAAGCCTGCGCGTGCTCGATGGCGCTGTTGCCGTGTTCGATGGCGGAAACGGCGTCGAGCCGCAGAGCGAGACGGTATGGCGTCAGGCTGACAAGTATGGCGTTCCGCGGATGGCGTTCATCAACAAGATGGACAAGGTCGGTGCAGATTTCGACATGTGCGTCGACTCCATCCGCGAGCGGCTCGGCGCGAACCCCGTCGCCGTGCAGTACCCCGTGGGAGCCGAAGACTCGTTCCGCGGCGTGATCGACCTGATCAGCATGCGCGCCGCGATCTACGACGAGCAGACCAAAGGCAAAGACTTCAGCTGGGAGACGATCCCCAGCGACCTGCTGCCGCGGTGCACCGAGCTCCGTGAAAAGCTCATCGAGGCTTGTGCGGATGCGAGTGAGCAGGTGATGGAGAAGTTCATCGGTGGCGATCTCGACGGGATCACCGAGGATGAACTCCACGCGGCCATTCGTGCTGGGACCCTGGGCTTCAAGCTCGTCCCTGTTCTGTGCGGTTCCGCATTCCGGAACAAAGGTGTCCAGCAGCTGCTCGACGCGGTGACCAGCTACCTGCCCTCGCCTCTGGACATCCCTCCGGTGGAAGGAACGCTCCCGGACAAGAAGGACAAGGTCGTTGCCCGAAAGGCGAGCGACGAGGAGCCTTTCGCCGCCCTCGCCTTCAAGGTCATGAACGACCAGTTCGGAACGCTCACCTTCTTCCGTGTCTACTCGGGCACGACGAAGAGCGGCGCCAGCGTGATGAACTCCACGCGAGGACGTCGCGAGCGGTTCGGCCGCATCCTGCGCATGCACGCGAACAAGCGCGAAGAGATCGATATCTGCTACGCAGGGAACATCTACGCGGCGGTGGGGCTGCGCGACACCTACACGGGTGACACGCTCTGCGACGACAAGCACCAGATCGTGCTCGAGCGGATGGAGTTTCCCGATCCGGTCATCTCGATCGCCATCGAACCGAAGACCAAGGCCGATCTCGACAAGCTCTCCCTCAGCCTGCAGAAGCTGATGAATGAGGACCCGTCCTTCCGGACCTTCACGAACGAAGAGACGGGCCAGACGATCATCGCCGGCATGGGCGAGCTTCACCTGGAGATCATCGTCGACAGGCTGAAGCGCGAGTTCAAGGTCGACGCGAATGTCGGCCGGCCGCAGGTCGCCTACCGTGAGAGTGTCGTCGGCAGCGCGCGGAAGATCGAGGGGCGCTTCGTTCGTCAGAGCGGTGGCCATGGCCAGTACGGCCACGTGGTCATCGATCTGGAGCCCGCGGAGCGTGGTGAAGGCTTCGTCTTCGTCAACGACATCGCCGGGGGCGTGATCCCGAAGGAATTCATTCCCTCCATCGAGAAGGGCGTGCGCGACGCGATGGGGCGGGGTGTCCTCGCGGGTTATCCCATCGTGGACGTCAAAGTGCGCGTCTTCGATGGCAGCTTCCACGAGGTCGACTCTTCGGGCCCCGCCTTCGAGGTGGCCGGGTCGATCGCCTTCCAGGAGGCCTGCAAGGTGGCCCAGATCCAGCTCCTCGAGCCGATGATGGCCGTCGAGGTGGTCTGCCCCGAGAGTTACCTCGGGGATGTAATTGGCGACCTTCTGGCGCGCCGAGGCAAGGTGCTGGACATCGGCCAGCGCGGCACGGCTCGCGTGATCAAGGGCGAGGTTCCCCTCGCCGCGATGTTCGGCTACGCAACGGACGTCCGTTCAAAGACGCAGGGTCGAGCGACCCACACAATGCAGTTTTCTCATTACGCACCGGTACCGGTGACGATCCAGGATGAGATCGTCACCAAGCAGCGAGGGTAG
- the tuf gene encoding elongation factor Tu: protein MAKEKFNRTKPHVNVGTIGHIDHGKTTLTASIVKVQSKRQMAKAISYADIAKGGTVRDDTKTVTIAAAHVEYESPNRHYAHVDCPGHADYIKNMITGAAQMDGAILVVSALDSVMPQTREHVLLARQVGLNHIVVFLNKCDAVDDPEMLDLVEMEVRELLNKYKFDGDNAPVIRGAALPALQGEAKWEEKIGELLAALDSYIPEPQRDIDKPFLMAVEDVFSIKGRGTVATGRIERGVVKVGEEVQIIGFRDTKKTTVTGVEMFRKLLDQGQAGDNVGCLLRGVEKEEIERGQVLAKPGSITPHTKFTGEVYVLKKEEGGRHTPFFTNYRPQFYIRTTDVTGTVQLPEGVKMVMPGDNITMTIELIAPVALEEQMRFAIREGGKTVGAGVVTKILA, encoded by the coding sequence ATGGCCAAGGAGAAATTCAATCGTACGAAGCCCCACGTCAACGTGGGCACCATCGGTCACATCGACCACGGCAAGACCACCCTGACGGCTTCGATCGTCAAGGTGCAGTCGAAGCGCCAGATGGCCAAGGCGATCTCGTACGCCGACATCGCGAAGGGTGGAACGGTCCGTGACGACACGAAGACCGTCACGATCGCGGCGGCTCACGTCGAGTACGAGTCGCCGAACCGACACTACGCGCACGTCGACTGCCCCGGGCACGCCGACTACATCAAGAACATGATCACCGGCGCCGCGCAGATGGACGGCGCGATCCTGGTGGTCTCGGCGCTCGACAGCGTCATGCCGCAGACCCGTGAGCACGTGCTGCTCGCGCGTCAGGTCGGCCTGAACCACATCGTCGTGTTCCTCAACAAGTGTGACGCAGTGGACGACCCCGAGATGCTCGACCTCGTCGAGATGGAGGTCCGCGAGCTGCTGAACAAGTACAAGTTCGACGGCGACAACGCTCCCGTGATCCGCGGTGCGGCGCTTCCCGCGCTGCAGGGCGAGGCGAAGTGGGAGGAGAAGATCGGCGAGCTCCTCGCGGCGCTCGACAGCTACATCCCCGAGCCGCAGCGCGACATCGACAAGCCGTTCCTGATGGCAGTCGAGGACGTGTTCTCGATCAAGGGCCGCGGCACGGTTGCCACGGGTCGTATCGAGCGCGGCGTGGTCAAGGTCGGCGAGGAGGTCCAGATCATCGGCTTCCGCGACACCAAGAAGACCACGGTCACCGGCGTCGAGATGTTCCGGAAGCTGCTCGACCAGGGGCAGGCCGGCGACAACGTGGGCTGCCTGCTGCGTGGTGTCGAGAAGGAGGAGATCGAGCGCGGTCAGGTGCTCGCGAAGCCCGGCTCGATCACGCCGCACACCAAGTTCACGGGTGAGGTGTACGTGCTGAAGAAGGAGGAGGGCGGCCGTCACACGCCGTTCTTCACGAACTACCGGCCTCAGTTCTACATCCGCACGACCGACGTCACCGGGACGGTTCAGCTGCCCGAGGGCGTGAAGATGGTGATGCCGGGCGACAACATCACGATGACCATCGAGCTGATCGCTCCGGTCGCGCTGGAGGAGCAGATGCGCTTCGCCATCCGCGAGGGTGGGAAGACGGTCGGCGCCGGCGTGGTCACCAAGATCCTGGCGTGA
- the rpsJ gene encoding 30S ribosomal protein S10 encodes MAETTKIRIRLKAFDHQLLDKSTSDIVETAKRTGARVAGPIPLPTEIRRYTVLRGPHVDKKSREQFEIRTHKRLLDIIEPTQQTLDALMKLDLSAGVDVEIKS; translated from the coding sequence ATGGCTGAGACGACCAAGATCCGCATTCGCCTGAAGGCGTTTGATCACCAGCTGCTCGACAAGTCGACCAGCGACATCGTGGAGACCGCAAAGCGCACCGGCGCTCGTGTGGCTGGGCCCATCCCCCTGCCGACCGAGATCCGCCGTTACACCGTGCTGCGTGGACCCCACGTCGACAAGAAGTCCCGCGAGCAGTTCGAGATCCGGACGCACAAGCGGCTCCTGGACATCATCGAGCCCACCCAGCAGACCCTGGACGCGCTGATGAAGCTCGACCTGTCGGCCGGCGTGGATGTTGAAATCAAGAGCTGA
- the rplD gene encoding 50S ribosomal protein L4 yields the protein MKVTVYNLKREAVGELDLSDDVFGTEVKEHLFYEVVKAQLASRRAGTKATKERSAVAGSSKKLYRQKGTGRARQGSIRAPHHAGGGHAHALTPQDWSYRPPRKVRIGALKSALSLFAKENRLIVLDTLDLPEIKTKALVTTLETLQVGKKSLVVDSPSNEKLVKSIRNLVEHQFLPPEGVNVYDLLRHDHLVVSREAAKALEARCLR from the coding sequence ATGAAAGTGACGGTCTACAACCTGAAGCGGGAGGCAGTCGGTGAACTCGACCTGTCCGACGACGTCTTCGGGACCGAGGTCAAAGAGCACCTCTTTTACGAGGTGGTGAAGGCTCAGCTCGCGTCGCGACGCGCTGGGACGAAGGCTACGAAGGAGCGCTCAGCGGTCGCTGGCTCTTCAAAGAAGCTGTATCGCCAGAAGGGCACGGGCCGCGCGCGGCAGGGGTCCATCCGCGCCCCCCACCACGCCGGTGGTGGCCACGCGCACGCCCTCACGCCGCAGGACTGGTCGTACCGGCCGCCGCGCAAGGTGCGCATCGGCGCGCTGAAGAGTGCCCTGTCGCTCTTCGCGAAGGAGAACCGGCTCATCGTTCTCGACACGCTGGATCTGCCGGAGATCAAGACGAAGGCGCTCGTCACCACGCTGGAGACGCTGCAGGTGGGCAAGAAGTCGCTGGTGGTGGACAGCCCCAGCAACGAGAAGCTCGTCAAGAGCATCCGCAACCTGGTCGAGCACCAGTTCCTGCCCCCCGAAGGGGTCAACGTTTACGACCTTCTTCGACACGATCACCTCGTCGTGTCGCGGGAAGCCGCCAAGGCCCTCGAGGCGCGCTGCCTCCGCTAG
- a CDS encoding 50S ribosomal protein L23, translating into MQLTPEQIIRRPIILTEKSARLREGDNKVIFEVRREANKIQIKDAIQTLFKVGVLDVNTMVLRGKDKRMGRGYAKLRNWKKAIVTLKAGDEIQFFDEEKAE; encoded by the coding sequence ATGCAGCTCACGCCCGAGCAGATTATCCGCAGGCCTATCATCCTCACCGAGAAGTCGGCACGGCTTCGCGAAGGGGACAACAAGGTCATCTTCGAGGTTCGTCGCGAGGCGAACAAGATTCAGATCAAGGACGCGATCCAGACCCTCTTCAAGGTGGGTGTGCTCGACGTCAACACCATGGTCCTTCGTGGCAAGGACAAGCGCATGGGGCGCGGCTACGCCAAGCTGCGCAACTGGAAGAAGGCGATCGTCACGCTGAAGGCTGGCGACGAGATCCAGTTCTTCGACGAGGAGAAGGCTGAGTAG
- the rplB gene encoding 50S ribosomal protein L2 → MGIRNFKPTSPGRRFYSVSDFKEITKSEPERSLVEKQSATGGRNNYGRITSRFRGGGHKQRYRVIDFRRDKIGIPAKVASVEYDPNRTARIALLHYADGEKRYILAPDGLVVGSTIVSSRNADIKPGNSLPLRFIPPGTAIHNIEIKLGKGGQLVRSAGVSAQLMAKDGDYAQLRLPSGEIRRVRLDCRATIGQVSNVDHANISLGKAGRTRWLGWRPHNRGVTMNPVDHPMGGGEGRTSGGRHPCSPWGQLSKGLKTRNNKRTDNMIVRRRGTKG, encoded by the coding sequence ATGGGTATCAGAAACTTCAAGCCGACCTCGCCGGGACGGCGGTTCTACTCGGTCAGCGACTTCAAGGAGATCACGAAGTCGGAGCCCGAGCGATCGCTGGTCGAGAAGCAGAGCGCGACGGGCGGTCGTAACAACTACGGCCGCATCACCTCGCGCTTCCGTGGCGGTGGTCACAAGCAGCGCTACCGCGTCATCGACTTCCGTCGGGACAAGATCGGTATCCCCGCGAAGGTCGCGTCCGTGGAGTACGATCCCAACCGTACCGCCCGGATCGCGCTGCTTCACTACGCCGATGGCGAGAAGCGGTACATCCTCGCGCCGGATGGTCTCGTGGTCGGCTCGACCATCGTGTCCAGCCGGAACGCGGACATCAAGCCGGGCAATAGCCTGCCGCTTCGTTTCATCCCGCCGGGCACGGCGATCCACAACATCGAGATCAAGCTCGGTAAGGGTGGTCAGCTCGTTCGCTCTGCTGGTGTGAGCGCGCAGCTCATGGCGAAGGACGGCGACTACGCCCAGCTCCGCCTGCCCAGCGGCGAGATCCGGCGCGTTCGCCTCGACTGCCGCGCCACCATCGGCCAGGTGTCGAACGTCGATCACGCCAACATCAGCCTCGGCAAGGCGGGGCGTACCCGCTGGCTGGGCTGGCGTCCTCACAACCGCGGTGTGACGATGAACCCCGTCGATCACCCGATGGGTGGTGGTGAGGGGCGTACGAGCGGCGGCCGGCATCCGTGCTCGCCGTGGGGCCAGCTCTCCAAGGGGCTGAAGACGCGGAACAACAAGCGCACGGACAACATGATCGTTCGACGACGCGGGACCAAGGGTTGA
- the rpsS gene encoding 30S ribosomal protein S19 encodes MPRSIKKGPFIDGHLLEKVQAAQATGAKKVIKTWSRRSTILPEAVGLTFAVHNGRKFVPVFVTENMVGHKFGEFAPTRTFHGHSGDKKSKVGKPGGR; translated from the coding sequence ATGCCTAGGAGCATCAAGAAAGGGCCTTTCATCGACGGCCACCTGCTGGAGAAGGTGCAGGCGGCTCAGGCGACCGGAGCGAAGAAGGTCATCAAGACCTGGTCGCGCCGCTCGACCATCCTGCCCGAGGCTGTCGGGTTGACCTTTGCGGTCCACAACGGCCGCAAGTTCGTGCCGGTCTTCGTGACGGAGAACATGGTCGGTCACAAGTTCGGCGAGTTCGCGCCGACTCGTACCTTCCACGGTCACTCCGGGGACAAGAAGTCCAAGGTCGGCAAGCCGGGCGGTCGCTGA
- a CDS encoding tetratricopeptide repeat protein: MATSLSLASLTVTPAFGQTAPASPTPDAIKKAQESMKKGVTLYKSKRYNEAIIEFRASYASVPSPNSRFQIARALVALDEPVEAYLEYDGVIEDATARASEGKYAETLEYAVAERDQLAGKVALVTVTVASPEAAKSLLIGGREVPRARWGQPFPAVPGPIDVELSSTAGAPLREEFTLAAGEKKELTLDPAPAAPVDQGVVIETRVPESRRALRPYAYAAGGVGVAGLALFTVAGLMASSTYADLSETCGGRCPPNRQSDVDAGKTQQTLANIGLIVGAAGLAAGATLFVLSITGSEASDAAQTSAGRPQLLLGPGYAGVRGTF, from the coding sequence GTGGCGACCTCGCTGTCACTCGCCTCCCTCACCGTCACGCCAGCCTTCGGCCAGACCGCTCCGGCGTCACCAACTCCAGACGCGATCAAGAAGGCTCAGGAGTCGATGAAGAAGGGGGTCACGCTCTACAAATCCAAGCGTTACAACGAGGCGATCATCGAGTTCCGCGCGTCCTATGCGTCGGTCCCGAGCCCCAACTCCCGCTTCCAGATCGCGAGGGCGCTCGTCGCGCTGGATGAGCCCGTGGAAGCGTATTTGGAGTACGACGGGGTGATCGAGGACGCGACGGCCCGAGCGAGTGAAGGGAAGTACGCGGAGACGCTCGAATACGCCGTCGCCGAGCGCGATCAGCTCGCGGGCAAGGTCGCTCTCGTCACGGTGACGGTGGCCAGCCCGGAAGCGGCGAAGAGCCTGCTCATCGGGGGACGAGAGGTCCCGCGGGCGCGCTGGGGCCAGCCGTTTCCGGCGGTGCCAGGGCCCATCGATGTGGAGCTGAGTTCCACGGCTGGCGCGCCTCTTCGAGAGGAATTCACGCTCGCAGCAGGCGAGAAGAAGGAGCTCACGCTGGATCCAGCGCCAGCCGCTCCTGTGGACCAAGGCGTGGTGATCGAGACGCGGGTGCCGGAGTCCCGCCGCGCGCTCCGACCGTATGCATACGCGGCCGGCGGGGTCGGGGTGGCGGGCCTCGCTCTCTTCACCGTGGCTGGCTTGATGGCGAGCAGCACGTACGCAGACCTGTCCGAGACCTGCGGAGGGCGGTGTCCACCCAACCGTCAGTCCGATGTCGATGCCGGAAAGACGCAACAAACGCTGGCGAACATCGGGCTCATCGTCGGCGCTGCGGGTCTGGCCGCGGGCGCGACGTTGTTCGTTCTCAGCATCACCGGGAGTGAGGCGTCCGATGCGGCGCAGACCAGCGCGGGGCGTCCTCAGCTTCTGCTCGGACCTGGCTACGCAGGGGTGCGCGGCACCTTCTGA
- a CDS encoding protein kinase domain-containing protein → MALERSPSAGSPSRLGNYELIKELSGGGAGSVWLARADTAGGGSPPEPVTVFRLFRHLTKKPEIAEGVLREAETARALRAPNIVPIDEARVVEGEVFVVSPYVEGEQLTTVMSAAGINETARGPAAVASAQGVPLGVMLRIAVDVLRALSAAHGGEAPLIHGELSPQHIRIGVDGLTRVGGFGVARAVAPLVPMGSKSHERLAYAAPERVKAMASHTDAVLTPAVDLFPLGVMLWELCAKQRLFASKLEAAIIQKVLTTPIPSLSDMEGIDVPEAVEAVIQKALQRDPARRFESAEAMLAALEEAAGDRLADAKDVAASLEKLVGKAIDARKTMIAAALLGRGGAAGAGGAPASRRRGATLMGVANPLAEGTARGGVGSRVAITAPSPKGGAGAGDASSAGPLEAASAKAAGEEGLDGGWGDDAPARQRLGTLVAFGTPEETSAVIARATSTSEVKTGNQAEGATEASEGGAGPKVPGRAAGKPVVAKALSEEAAPLTPQVPVSPPGAGRASSPSIGGAGRGSSPSIGGTGRGSSPSLGGTGRGSSPSLGGAGRGSSPSLGGTGRGSSPSIGGAGRASSPSIDAAPAAPVAGRAAPTASAAVAGSSSEGERKEGEAPTSAPPNTAKSGELAKAPATGKPLGSKPAATRSSIRPGVLSTAKAAQIKPGFAPPPKLEAPLTRPQPLQSDFPTAMAPLAGADSGRAERTPASNTGGGVTKHTPTGPNNFVRQRGRAASAVDRLGPGSTLGRYEILMPVAKGGMAAVWAARLQGTRGFQKIVAIKTMLPDVSDDPDFQTMFLDEARVAARVRHPNVVEILDLGEESDVLYLVMEWVEGETVGTLQKAAKSLGGVPQRIALRLASQVCAGLQNAHELRDDNGTLLDLVHRDISPANVLISASGFVKIVDFGVAKSKGRLHVTRAGGIVKGKTPYLSPEQLGGLPLDRRSDIFSLGALLYVLATGLHPFRGETEMQTVENIALRNPIPPSELNKAIHPEFEKIILKALEKERAMRWSTCAEMQRAIDQVALQLGQPTTDEDVADFVRQAIGDVLGRRAQDLRDAIYQVDSAGTDSRPSAASPVPAIPTMTSAASEGTPAPPRAAQAAASAIGPSSAHAISSPDLDEEIALEEEPNQDPAEHLPRLVIAPSAQPPPPPPALPIAEVVAEPVAPAAGAQVAPGASDTTTPGRYLAEQDRRKKVQRMVAGAGAVAVGLIVIALLAGKGKESTGTVSPEGTSAAAAATPPVAQDPASLQLPEAVASPPSEPPPPVDVPSQEEKPSAEPAPSAEAVAKELTTSAPVTKAVTPTTKAATTAKAPATAKAPTTTKAPATAKTPTTTKAPTTTKAPTTTKTPTKKSGKPFNPTEI, encoded by the coding sequence ATGGCGCTCGAAAGGTCGCCCAGCGCGGGTTCGCCCTCCCGCCTCGGCAATTATGAGCTGATCAAAGAGCTCTCCGGCGGCGGAGCAGGCTCGGTCTGGCTCGCCCGGGCAGACACGGCCGGAGGCGGCTCTCCGCCAGAGCCCGTCACCGTTTTCCGTCTCTTCCGGCATCTCACGAAGAAGCCCGAGATCGCAGAGGGTGTGCTCCGCGAGGCCGAGACGGCGCGCGCGCTGCGTGCGCCCAACATCGTACCCATCGACGAGGCTCGGGTCGTCGAGGGCGAGGTGTTCGTGGTGTCGCCCTACGTCGAGGGCGAGCAGCTCACGACGGTGATGTCGGCCGCCGGAATCAACGAGACCGCGCGCGGGCCTGCCGCCGTCGCCTCGGCGCAAGGTGTGCCCCTCGGCGTGATGCTCCGCATCGCGGTCGACGTGCTGCGCGCGCTGAGCGCAGCTCACGGGGGTGAGGCTCCGCTGATTCACGGCGAGCTGAGCCCGCAGCACATCCGGATCGGTGTGGATGGTCTGACGCGGGTGGGCGGCTTCGGCGTGGCCCGCGCCGTGGCGCCGCTGGTGCCGATGGGCAGCAAGAGCCACGAGCGGCTGGCGTACGCCGCCCCGGAGCGGGTGAAGGCGATGGCCTCGCACACCGACGCCGTGCTCACGCCCGCGGTGGACCTGTTCCCGCTCGGGGTGATGCTGTGGGAGCTGTGCGCGAAGCAGCGGCTGTTCGCGTCCAAGCTCGAGGCGGCCATCATCCAGAAGGTGCTCACCACGCCCATTCCTTCCCTTTCGGACATGGAAGGGATCGACGTGCCGGAAGCGGTGGAGGCCGTGATCCAGAAGGCGCTGCAGCGAGATCCTGCCAGGCGCTTCGAGAGCGCGGAGGCGATGCTGGCGGCGCTCGAGGAAGCCGCAGGCGATCGTCTCGCCGACGCCAAGGATGTGGCAGCGTCGCTCGAGAAGCTGGTGGGGAAGGCGATCGATGCGCGCAAGACGATGATCGCCGCAGCCCTGCTGGGCCGGGGCGGAGCGGCGGGGGCCGGTGGAGCGCCAGCCTCACGCCGACGCGGCGCGACGTTGATGGGCGTGGCAAACCCGCTGGCCGAGGGGACGGCGCGCGGTGGCGTGGGCTCGCGGGTGGCGATCACGGCGCCTTCCCCCAAGGGGGGCGCAGGGGCCGGTGACGCTTCGAGCGCAGGCCCGCTGGAGGCCGCTTCGGCGAAGGCCGCTGGAGAAGAAGGCCTTGATGGAGGGTGGGGGGACGATGCGCCGGCGCGGCAGCGGCTGGGTACGCTGGTCGCCTTCGGGACGCCCGAGGAAACCTCGGCCGTGATCGCAAGAGCGACGTCGACTTCGGAAGTGAAGACCGGAAACCAGGCCGAGGGAGCAACGGAAGCGTCGGAGGGAGGCGCAGGCCCGAAAGTGCCGGGGCGTGCCGCGGGGAAGCCCGTGGTGGCGAAGGCGCTCTCGGAGGAGGCTGCCCCCCTGACGCCTCAAGTGCCCGTGAGCCCCCCGGGTGCGGGGCGGGCGTCGTCGCCTTCGATCGGCGGCGCTGGAAGAGGATCGTCGCCTTCGATCGGCGGCACTGGGCGAGGGTCGTCGCCTTCGCTCGGTGGCACTGGAAGGGGCTCGTCTCCTTCGCTCGGTGGCGCTGGGCGAGGGTCGTCGCCTTCGCTCGGTGGCACTGGAAGGGGCTCGTCTCCTTCGATCGGTGGCGCCGGTCGCGCATCGTCGCCCTCGATCGATGCGGCGCCGGCTGCTCCAGTGGCCGGACGCGCGGCTCCGACCGCAAGCGCGGCAGTCGCTGGCTCCTCCTCGGAGGGGGAACGGAAAGAGGGAGAGGCCCCGACGTCCGCACCGCCCAACACGGCCAAGTCGGGAGAGCTCGCCAAGGCTCCTGCGACAGGCAAGCCGCTGGGGAGCAAGCCGGCCGCCACCAGGAGTTCGATCCGACCTGGCGTCCTGTCGACGGCCAAGGCGGCGCAGATCAAACCAGGGTTTGCACCGCCCCCGAAGCTGGAAGCGCCACTCACGCGTCCACAGCCGCTGCAGTCCGACTTCCCTACCGCGATGGCGCCGCTCGCGGGCGCCGACTCAGGACGCGCGGAGCGCACGCCAGCGTCGAACACGGGTGGAGGCGTCACGAAGCACACGCCCACGGGCCCCAACAACTTCGTGCGGCAGCGTGGGCGCGCGGCGTCCGCCGTCGATCGGCTGGGGCCGGGTAGCACGCTCGGGCGCTACGAGATCCTGATGCCTGTCGCGAAGGGCGGCATGGCCGCGGTGTGGGCCGCTCGACTGCAAGGGACGCGCGGGTTCCAGAAGATCGTCGCCATCAAGACGATGTTGCCCGACGTGTCCGATGATCCGGACTTCCAGACGATGTTCCTCGACGAGGCGAGGGTGGCCGCGCGGGTGCGTCACCCGAACGTCGTGGAGATCCTCGATCTCGGCGAGGAGAGCGACGTCCTCTACCTGGTGATGGAGTGGGTGGAGGGGGAGACGGTGGGGACGCTCCAGAAAGCGGCCAAGTCGCTCGGTGGGGTGCCTCAGCGCATCGCGCTGCGCCTCGCGTCGCAGGTCTGTGCGGGTCTCCAGAACGCGCACGAGCTGCGCGACGACAACGGGACGCTGCTCGATCTCGTCCATCGCGACATCTCGCCGGCCAATGTCCTCATCTCTGCCTCTGGCTTCGTGAAGATCGTGGATTTCGGTGTGGCGAAGTCGAAGGGGCGGCTGCACGTCACGCGCGCCGGCGGGATCGTGAAGGGGAAGACGCCCTACCTGTCGCCAGAGCAGCTCGGAGGGCTGCCGCTCGATCGCCGGAGCGACATCTTCTCGCTCGGGGCGCTGCTGTACGTGCTCGCCACCGGCCTGCATCCGTTCCGCGGAGAGACGGAGATGCAGACCGTGGAGAACATCGCGCTCCGGAATCCGATCCCTCCGAGCGAGTTGAACAAGGCGATTCATCCCGAGTTCGAGAAGATCATCCTCAAGGCGCTGGAGAAGGAGCGCGCGATGCGCTGGTCGACCTGCGCCGAGATGCAGCGCGCGATCGACCAGGTGGCGCTCCAGCTCGGGCAGCCGACGACGGATGAAGACGTGGCGGACTTCGTTCGTCAGGCCATCGGCGATGTTCTGGGGAGGCGCGCGCAGGATCTGCGGGACGCGATCTACCAGGTGGACTCCGCGGGGACGGACTCGAGGCCTTCAGCGGCCTCACCCGTGCCCGCGATCCCCACGATGACGAGCGCGGCGTCCGAGGGCACCCCGGCCCCGCCGCGCGCTGCCCAGGCGGCGGCATCGGCGATCGGTCCGTCGTCTGCTCACGCCATCAGCAGCCCCGATCTCGACGAGGAGATCGCTCTCGAAGAGGAGCCGAACCAGGATCCCGCGGAGCACCTTCCCAGGCTGGTCATCGCGCCCTCCGCACAGCCACCTCCGCCGCCTCCTGCGCTACCGATCGCCGAGGTCGTCGCAGAACCCGTGGCGCCAGCGGCAGGAGCTCAGGTCGCTCCTGGGGCTTCCGACACCACCACGCCAGGGCGCTATCTCGCCGAGCAGGACCGCCGCAAGAAGGTGCAGCGCATGGTGGCGGGCGCTGGCGCCGTGGCGGTCGGGCTGATTGTGATCGCGCTCCTCGCGGGCAAAGGGAAGGAGTCCACCGGGACCGTATCACCCGAGGGCACGAGCGCTGCGGCAGCGGCGACTCCGCCGGTGGCGCAGGATCCGGCGTCGCTGCAGCTCCCGGAAGCCGTCGCTTCGCCCCCTTCCGAGCCGCCTCCGCCAGTCGACGTACCGAGCCAGGAAGAGAAGCCATCGGCCGAGCCGGCTCCTTCTGCAGAGGCGGTAGCGAAGGAACTCACCACCTCCGCTCCCGTGACCAAGGCGGTCACGCCAACGACCAAGGCAGCCACGACCGCAAAGGCGCCTGCGACTGCCAAGGCGCCGACGACCACCAAGGCGCCTGCGACTGCCAAGACGCCGACGACCACCAAAGCGCCGACGACCACCAAGGCGCCGACGACCACCAAGACCCCGACCAAGAAGTCGGGGAAACCTTTCAATCCCACGGAGATCTGA